AGGCGGGCAGCGTACCGACCAGGGTTTTGCCTTCGCCAGTGCGCATTTCAGCGATCTTGCCGTAGTGCAGGACCATGCCGCCGATCATCTGCACGTCGAAATGGCGCATCCCGAGCACGCGTTTGCCGGCTTCGCGCACTACCGCGAAGGCTTCCGGCAGCAGGTCGTCGAGCGATTCGCCATTACTGTGCCGCTGGCGGAATTCGTCGGTTTTGGCCCGCAGTGCTTCGTCGGACAATCCCTGGATTTGCGGTTCGAGGGCGTTGATACGCTTGACCGTCTGGGAATATTGCTTGATCAGCCGGTCGTTGCGGCTGCCGAAAATCTTTTTGAGTAGGCCGGAAATCATCGCGTGTTAAGGACAACGTGGTGCCAGAAGCGGCAAAGCGCCGATTCTAGCATGGCCCCGAGAGGCAAAAGGGCGATCCAGGTCAAGTCCGGGATCGCTGCGGTTGGCTTAGCGCAGGCTGGCGTTGGCCAATTTTGGCGGCAGCTTGAGCAGGATCGCCGGGTTTTGCGGAACCCCATGCATGCGGACTTCAAAATGCAGGTGCGGGCCGGTCGAGCGGCCGGTGCTGCCGACTTCTCCGATCGGTTCGCCGCGGCGGACCAGGCGGCCGGCCTGAATTTTGAAGCGGGAGAGATGGGCGTAGCGGCTGATCAGGCCGTCGCCGTGGTCGATGTCGATCATGTTGCCGAAATCGCTGGCGTATTCGGCGGCGATCACCACGCCGTCGGCAGCTGCCACTACCGGGGTGCCGGTCGGAGCATTGAAATCCAGTCCTTCGTGCATCGCCAGGCGGCCGGCAAAGGGGTCGCTGCGGAAGCCGAAGTGTGAGCCGAGCAGTGCGTCCTTGACTGGAATGGTGGTGGGCAACAGGCGTTCCTTGACCTTTTTTTCCAGCAGGCGCGCTTCCAGTTCGGCGAATTCGCCATTCCGGTGCTCGACCTGGCTGGCCAAGGCGCTGATTTCCCGTTGCAGTTCGCCGGCCGAAAGCGGTGCTGGTATGTAGGGGCCGCCCTGCG
This genomic window from Dechloromonas sp. ZY10 contains:
- a CDS encoding M23 family metallopeptidase, yielding MQIILVSRHLKEARTLTIMPWHLAAALAAFMVLVFATSAFFSWLSVRYRLPLVEELMVSLHQREIHKTQEYIHNNLELMANRLGELQAQVLQLDHVGERVSDLAGVKRETLRKTAAQGGPYIPAPLSAGELQREISALASQVEHRNGEFAELEARLLEKKVKERLLPTTIPVKDALLGSHFGFRSDPFAGRLAMHEGLDFNAPTGTPVVAAADGVVIAAEYASDFGNMIDIDHGDGLISRYAHLSRFKIQAGRLVRRGEPIGEVGSTGRSTGPHLHFEVRMHGVPQNPAILLKLPPKLANASLR